A DNA window from Helianthus annuus cultivar XRQ/B chromosome 15, HanXRQr2.0-SUNRISE, whole genome shotgun sequence contains the following coding sequences:
- the LOC110918292 gene encoding uncharacterized protein LOC110918292, which translates to MASRKGKGIASSSQGDAAQQKRRKLARIGDPDSEEDAPPRGPKPDWTTGSLLDQPAEWREELFHDQMNKLKQRGEAFICEKEIREADFAPFGIIAKFNALGWGAATKCYDGETKKMYDKQIQEWVASLECPPFKAPNKMRLVGKCNGVKVEMSYDSLRRVAKFDDGPANEYIYPSLRDLYHEPAKHEQWQAMLDYLFLPGTTHGKLYRRNLRMEAKLILTLCMYNVMPRRGDKMEVRFQEVLVLYMLMNGSPKVPFRFLVLNNIWLSKISGERKIIPHCRLITALLKKYGAIKGDERGSYKRFRPFDLKNLGSDWTYTESDRFHKLKTDGRRWRALKVDARPLRPGEEEEPESTDDEVSGDDDYREDTFTVDAQVRGVGQAGVQGAGVQSGYVGSAFDYAQQAYDPYWAHSGDMGQIIQQRRPPTFGNWSEPNQVLFDHQTFLGASAERAIKRSYDRNEQLNRAHRYAHEEEMNNRYLDDRQRRMHDQWHAGQPVVGDPPVVDYTTLPPYDGSVSYPTPPLHHSQWVDPHAMSYQQANPSSDQGSSSGGGAFGFGEWTDVMTSIFGPPQPKYY; encoded by the coding sequence ATGGCATCTAGGAAAGGAAAGGGAATTGCAAGTTCTTCCCAAGGGGATGCGGCACAACAGAAAAGGAGGAAATTGGCTCGGATTGGTGACCCGGATTCGGAGGAGGATGCACCGCCAAGGGGGCCAAAGCCGGATTGGACAACCGGTTCATTGTTAGACCAACCCGCGGAATGGAGAGAGGAACTTTTTCACGATCAAATGAACAAGTTAAAACAAAGGGGAGAAGcgtttatttgtgaaaaagaaatccGGGAGGCGGATTTTGCCCCGTTTGGGATCATCGCCAAGTTTAACGCGTTGGGTTGGGGAGCGGCCACAAAATGCTATGATGGTGAGACGAAGAAAATGTATGACAAGCAAATTCAAGAGTGGGTGGCATCACTCGAATGTCCCCCATTCAAGGCTCCGAACAAGATGCGGTTAGTTGGGAAGTGTAATGGTGTGAAAGTGGAAATGTCATATGATTCTTTGCGCCGGGTGGCGAAGTTCGATGATGGGCCGGCCAATGAATATATCTACCCGAGTCTTAGGGATCTTTATCATGAGCCCGCGAAACATGAACAATGGCAAGCCATGCTTGATTACCTCTTCCTTCCGGGCACAACACATGGGAAGTTATATAGAAGAAATTTAAGGATGGAAGCAAAGTTGATATTGACGTTGTGCATGTACAATGTCATGCCTAGGCGGGGTGACAAGATGGAGGTGCGGTTTCAAGAAGTACTAgttttgtatatgttgatgaaTGGGTCACCAAAGGTTCCTTTCCGATTTTTGGTACTAAACAACATCTGGTTGAGCAAGATTAGCGGGGAAAGGAAGATTATACCCCATTGCCGGTTGATTACGGCATTACTCAAGAAGTATGGGGCAATCAAAGGAGATGAAAGAGGTTCTTACAAGAGGTTTAGACCATTCGACCTTAAGAACCTTGGGTCGGATTGGACGTACACCGAATCGGATAGGTTTCATAAGTTGAAAACGGATGGTAGAAGGTGGAGAGCGTTAAAAGTAGACGCGAGACCGTTACGACCGGGGGAGGAAGAGGAGCCCGAGTCAACGGATGATGAAGTGAGCGGGGATGATGATTACCGCGAAGACACATTCACGGTAGATGCTCAAGTAAGAGGTGTTGGTCAAGCGGGGGTTCAAGGAGCCGGCGTACAATCTGGCTATGTGGGAAGTGCATTTGACTATGCACAACAAGCTTACGACCCGTATTGGGCCCACTCGGGGGATATGGGTCAAATCATTCAACAAAGGCGACCACCCACATTCGGCAATTGGAGTGAACCAAACCAAGTGTTATTTGATCATCAAACTTTTTTGGGTGCTAGTGCGGAAAGGGCTATCAAAAGAAGCTATGATAGGAATGAGCAATTGAACCGCGCTCATAGATATGCCCATGAAGAAGAGATGAATAACCGTTACTTGGATGATCGACAAAGGCGCATGCATGATCAATGGCATGCGGGGCAACCGGTTGTGGGAGATCCACCCGTTGTGGACTACACCACACTTCCACCATATGATGGTAGTGTGTCATACCCCACCCCACCATTGCACCACTCTCAATGGGTGGATCCGCATGCTATGAGTTACCAACAAGCAAATCCAAGTAGTGATCAAGGAAGCAGTAGTGGCGGTGGAGCATTTGGTTTTGGTGAATGGACGGATGTGATGACGTCCATCTTTGGGCCTCCACAGCCGAAGTATTACTAG